The DNA region ATGTTTGGAAAGCCTAGTGTAATTACAGTTACAACCAGTAAAGGCAAGGGAAATATTATTAATATTGAGCGTGAGGTAAATTTAAGTGGAGATATTTATGATAAAGGTATAATGATTCTAACAGGTTTTTTACTAGAAAAATTTGCACAAGATGATACATTTAATCTATCTGTTAGGATTTGCTTTGAGCAGTCTTATGGTGGAGTAGATGGAGATAGTGCTTCGAGTGCAGAACTGTACGGATTATTGTCAAGTATTGCAAAACTTCCACTTAAACAAAATATAGCAGTAACAGGATCTGTAAACCAGAAAGGTTTTATACAGCCAGTAGGTGGAGTTACTGAAAAGATAGAGGGGTTTTTCAAACTTTGTTATAGAAAGGGTTTAACTGGAGATCAAGGAGTAATAATACCTCACCAAAATATTGGAGACTTAATGCTAAGAGACGAGGTTGTAGAAGCTGTTAAGGCAGGTAAGTTCCATATTTATGCTGTTAAGCATGTAGATGAAGGTATAGAAATATTAACGGATAGACCAGCAGAGGAAGTTTATAAGATAGTAGAGGAAAGACTAAAAACTGCGGTAGATAATAAAAACAATAAATAATAGTAGTTTGTTTTATGAGGGAGGGATAAAACCTTCCTTTTTTTATAGCGTAAAGAAGTATGTTTTCCAAATACTGTTTATTAAAATCTGAAAATTACAACTTTGAAATTTTTCCAATATAAAGCAGGAGTTTATATTAATATGTTGTATAATATATTGTGATTACATAATTTATTTTTGGCAAATAAGTTTAATTTATTTATTTTAGTAGATACTTTATAACGCATAGGAAAGTATACTATTTCTTAATATACACTTTTCGTAAAATGCGTTAGGACAAAGACTTCTTTGATTTAAAAAGCTTTGTTAGAAGCCTTTGTTATATTGGGTATATATTTACAAAAGGAGGTATAATTTATGTCGAATATTCATGAATTAAGCTTTTTAAAGGAAAAAATCCAAGAATTAAAAGATCAAGGAGTTTATCGTAAACTACCTATACTAGGTGGAGCCAATGAAGCGGAATGTATTTTAAATGGAAAAAAGGTAATCAACCTATCTTCCAACAACTACTTAGGTTTTGCAAATCATCCTAGACTTAAAAAAGCTGCTATTGAAGCGGTAGAAAAGTATGGTGTAGGTTCAGGAGCTGTAAGAACTATCGTTGGGAATATGGATATTCACGAAGAATTAGACAGAAAGCTTGCAGAATTTAAAAGAGAAGAAGCAGTTATGACGTACCAATCTGGTTTTAACTGCAATGCAGGAACTATTCAGGCTATAACTGAAAAGGGCGATTTAATCATATCTGATGAGCTAAACCATGCTAGTATTATTGATGGTGCTAGATTAAGTAGAGCTGATAAAACTGTATTTAAACATGCTGATATGAACCATTTAGAAACAGTTTTAAAAGAAAATAAAGATAAATACAGAAATATGTTAATTATTACAGATGGTGTATTTAGTATGGACGGAGACATTGCTCCATTACCTGAAATTGTAGAGTTAGCTGAAAAGTATAGTGCTATGACATATGTAGATGATGCTCATGGTTCTGGTGTACTTGGAGAAAGTGGAAGGGGTACAGTAGACCACTTTGGACTTCATGGAAGAATAGACTTTACAATAGGAACACTTTCAAAGGCAATAGGTGTAGTTGGAGGATATGTTGCAGGTAGTGAAACAATGAGAGATTGGTTAAGCCATAGAGGTAGACCTTTACTATTTAGTACATCCTTACCTCCAGCTGCAGTTGGTGCAATTACAGAAGCTATTAACATGTTAATGAGTACAACAGAATATACAGATAGACTTTGGGACAATGCAAAATACTTTAAACAAAAAATTAGCCAATTAGGATTTAATATTGGAAATAGCCAAACACCAATTACTCCAGTAATTATTGGTGATGAAGCTAAAACAATGGAGTTTAGTAGAAAATTATTAGAAAACGGTGTATTTGTTTCTGCTATTGTATTCCCAACAGTACCAAAGGGAACAGGAAGATTAAGATGTATGGTAACTGCAGGTCATACAAAAGATCAATTAGATAGAGCTGTAGAAGTCTTCAAAAAAGTTGGAGAAGAAATGAATTTATTATAAGATTAAAAAATGAGCAGAGAGTTAGCTAACTCTCTGCTCATTTTTTTGTTCAAGAATCAAACGGTTTAAATTTTTCCTAACTTGGACATATTTAAAATATAAAAATGTTGTTGGAAGGGGTATGGTATGGAGAAAAAGATGGATGCTTTACTTAAATATACTATTATGCTAATTATGATTAATATTATACTATCTGGATGTCAAATGAAGGTATCAGACAATAGAGAAAAAGAAGTAGCCGTAGAAGTGATGGAGGTTAAAAAGAAAAGTATTTCGAAAAATGTTGTATTAAATACATATCTACAGCCTAAGAAAAATGCAATTATTCTTGCTAAAACTCCAGGGCTTACTGTTACAAATATAGGGGTTAATATAGGAGATGCTGTAACAGAAGGAGATTTTTTGTTTGAGCTAGATAAATCTATAATTAGAACACAGATAGAACAATCTAAGCAGGCTTATGATTTAGCTAGGAGAAACTATGAGGAACAAAAAAATCGATACGAAGAAGCAAATGACACAAATGAGGAAAATTCTTTACAAGCTTTAGAAGCAATGTACAGAAATAAGGCTATTGGAGGACTACAAATACCATCTATACCTCAGCAAGATAAAGGAAGTATTTTAGCAGTAGCAATGAATCAGGTTGAGCAAGCTAGGATGGCGTATTCAGCTGCACTCAGTCAGTTAAAAGAAATGGAATATTATTCACCAATCAGTGGATATGTTTCTCAAATAAATATAAATGAAAATCAACCAGTATTAGGTACACAAGCAGCAATGGTTATAACTAATATAGAAAATCTAAAGGCATCGGTTAATATTTCAAAATCTTTATTTGAGTCTTTAAAAGAAGGGCAGATGGTAATGGTTAATGTGGATGATACTGAATTTAATGGAAGGATTAGTAATTTAAGTCCAATTCCAGATTTATCAAGTAATTTATATCTATTAGAAATAGAAATTAATAATAAAGATAAGAAATCTTGGGTAGGGGCATTTAGTAATATTTTAATAGAACTTGATAAAAAAGATTCAGCTACAGTTATTCCTAAATCGGCTATATTGGAGGATAGTAAAGGGAAATATGTTTTTGTAGAACAGAATAATAGAGTATATCGTAGAAAAGTAGATATTGGAATAGATGATGGGGGAGATGTGGAAGTCGTAAATGGATTAAATGAAGGAGAAAAAATAGTTATAAAAGGTCAGCAATTTGTTAAAGATAGAGGAGCAGTCATCATAGTAAGAGGTGAGGAAAATGAAAATCTCTAGTTGGGCAGTTAAGAGACCTATATCTGTATTTATGGTTATGGCGGTTATTATACTTTTAGGTGGAGTTTCTTTATTTAAATTGTCGATGGACCTACTGCCTAAAATGAATGTACCTATTGCTGTTGTTAGTACACAATATTTAGGATCAGGACCCTTTGAAATCGAAAATATGGTTACAAAGCCTATTGAAGAAGCAGTGAGTACTGTACATAATGTAAAACGTGTTTCATCCTCGTCCAGTGAAGGTATATCGATTGTTACTGTAGAATTTAATCAAGGTACTGATATGGATTTTGCTACTTTGCAAATGAGGGAAAAAATAGATTTAATTACGGGATTTTTACCAGAAGACACTTCGGACCCTATGGTTCTTAAAATAGATCCTAATGCCATGCCTATTATGGTATTGGGAATTAGTGGCTATGATGATTTAAGCAAGATGCAAGAAATAGCAGAATATCAAATAAAACCTAGATTAGAAAGATTACAAGGTGTAGCTTCAATAGCAATTAGTGGAGGTTATGAGAAGGTTGTACAAATTAAGCTAGATATAGATCGTCTAAGTGCAAACAAAATAACTATGGAGCAATTAACTGCACTATTAAGGTCAGAAAACATTAATTTACCAGGTGGAGAGATAAAAGAAGATGATGATAAAATATTAATCCGTACTACAGGAGAATTTGAAAGCTTAGATGAAATAAAAAGCCTTCCTATAATGCTACCTACTGGAAAAAAAGTTACTTTAAGCGATTTAGCAACTGTTGAATTAAATTATAAAGAGATTGAAGAAATAGCTAAGGTTGATGGAAAGAGTAGTATAAGAATTACTATTCAGAAGCAACCTGTTTCTAATACAGTTCAAGTATCTAACTTAATCAACAAAGAGATACAATTAATACAAGATGAGTTACCAGATATAGATATAGAAGCAGCTATTGACCAATCTAAATTTATTAAGAGTGCTATTATGAATGTAGGCACAACCGCTTTGTATGGTGGTATACTGGCAAGTATTATTTTATACTTATTTATGGGAAATGTAAAAACTACCTTAGTTATTGCTATAGCCATACCAATTTCAATTATTGCAACATTTACACTAATGTACTTTTCTGGGATTACATTAAATTTATTATCCTTAGGCGGCTTTGCCTTAGGTGTAGGGATGCTCGTAGATAATGGAATAGTTGTGTTGGAAAATATTTATCGGTATAAAGAGGATGGATATAGTGCCTTTGATGCTGCAATAAGAGGAGCTGAAGAAGTAGCTATGTCGGTTTCGGCATCTACATTTACAACGGTAGCGGTATTTCTTCCAATTGCTTTTGTGGAAGGTATTACGGCGGAAATATTTAAGGAGCTAGCCTTAACAATTTCATTTTCTTTGTTAGCTTCCTTGATAGTTTCACTAACATTAGTCCCTATGCTATGTTCTAAGTTGTTTAAAAATCAAGCAGAAAAGCCCCTAAGTAAAAATAGATGGTTACTATTATTTAATAAGTTTTTTAATATGTGTAGTGAAAAATATAGTGAAATACTTCAGTGGTCACTTTCCCATATAAGATTGATAGTATTTATTACTCTAATCATATTTGCTACTTCACTAAGCTTAGCTTTTTTTATAGGAATTGAATTTTTTCCAAGTTTTGATGATGGCAGTTTCACCGTAGATATAAGATTACCTTACGGAGCAACATTAGAGCAAACTGAGAAAATAGTTGATAAAGTAGAAATTGTATTAAGAGAAAATAAAGATATCGAAAGGATATTTACTAATATAGGTGGAGGAGATGGGAATCTAAATTTATATGGCACTAAATCTAACACTGCCACAGTGAATGCTAGATTAATGTCATATAAAAAAAGGAGCACCAGTACCGAGGAAATAATTGATGATGTACGAAACAGGCTATCTAAGATTCCGGGAGCTACCATGTCTATTTCAACAATTTCATCAACTATGGGTTTTGGGGCAGGTAGTTCCGATGTGGAATTAGAAATTAGAGGAGAAGACTTAGAAATATTAAAGATTATTTCCCAAGATGCTATCAATATTGTAGAATCTGTTAAAGGTACTAGGGAAGTAAAATCTAATTTTATAGATGGAAGACCTCAAATGGAGGTAAAATTAAAACGAGATATAGCATCGACCTATGGACTTACAACTGCTCACGTCGCATCTAGCATTAGAAATATTTTAACAGGAATAACGGCTACAAGGTTCAGGATAGAAGGTAGGGATATTAATGTTGTTTTGACTGGAGAAGATTACTTGAAGAATAGTTTATCTAGCTTTAAGCTCATTAATATTCCAACACCTGTAGGTATAAATATGCCACTGGAGCAAATCACAGAAATTCAATATTCCCAGGGACCAAGTACTATTAGGAGGACTGATCAGGTAAGGGGAATTACAGTAAGTGCTAATACATTTAATAGGGATTTAAATGGTGTAATAGTTGATATTAAAGAAAAGCTGGAAGAATATAGATTTCCAAATGGATATACATATGAATTTAGAGGCCAAAAGGAACAATTAGACGAAGCTTATAAAAGCTTAACTTTAGCTGTTATTCTAGCCATATTTTTGGTATATATGATATTAGCATCCCAATTTCAATCCTTTTTATATCCATTTATAATTATGCTTTCTGTGCCCTTAGCCTTTACTGGAGGTATTATTGGTCTATTTTTCGCAAGACTCCCAATTAGTGTACCTGCAGTAATTGGAGCTATTGTACTTGCTGGTATTGTTGTCAATAATGGCATAGTTCTAATAGATTATATAAATATATTAAGATCAAGAGGAATAGAAAAGATAGATGCGATAATATTATCTGGGACAACTAGGCTAAGACCAATTATGATGACAACATTAACTACTGTTTTAGGATTAATTCCACTAGCATTAGCTGCTGGAGATGGTGCAGAAGTACAAGCTCCATTGGCAGTAGTAGTAATTGGAGGACTTACTTTATCTACGCTGCTGACTTTAATTGTAATTCCTATTATATACTCTGTATTAGATGATACTAAAATTTAAACATATCTATTTAATAAAGAAAACTTGATTCATATGAAGTTTTAACTTTATCTGAATCATAGTTGCACTTACTTTAAGGATGTAGTGCTTGATCTTCTGATTATAGAGGTGGAGACTTAGCAATATATCCAAGATAAAATTTTTAGGGGGAGAAGACATATGAATGCTAGAACTAAAAATGTAATAGAGCTTTTAATGAAGGAGTATCCTGATGCAAGATGTGAGCTTAATTATGAAACACCGTTTCAGTTATTGGTAGCTACAATTTTATCTGCACAAACTACAGATAAAAAGGTTAATGAAGTGACTAAGGATTTATTTAAAGAATATCCTACCGTAAATGAATTTTTGCTATTAACACAAAATGAACTGGAGGATAAAATTAAACAAATTGGTTTATATAGAAATAAGGCCAAACACATTCTTTTAATGTGTAGGCAATTAACAGAAGAGTTTAATGGAGAGGTTCCAAACACAATGGAGGGTATAATGTCTTTGGCAGGAGCTGGTAGAAAAACAGCTAATGTAGTTTTAAGTAATGCTTTTGATGTACCTTCCATAGCAGTAGATACACATGTTTTTAGAGTATCTAATAGAATAGGATTAGCCAATGCGGAAAATGTATTGGATACAGAAATCCAATTACAAAAAGCTATAGATAAGAAATTATGGAGCTTAGCTCACCATCTTTTAATATTTCATGGTAGAAGATGCTGCTATGCAAGAAATCCAAACTGTAAGGATTGCATTATAAAAGATCATTGTAAATATTATAAGGAAACGACAAAATAGAAAAAATATGTTAGTATTAACAAAAAACCTCTAAACTAAACTTAGTTAGAGGTTTTTTTAGCTGTTTATATATATCTTCAATAGAGTTGTAAATTTCTTGGTTTGGTTTTATAATAGTAGTCGTGTATTGCATACTTCTTACCCCCTATGTAATATTTGTTGGTAACTCTTATTTAACATGGGATAAGAATTTATGCAATACTTATTTTTTTGGAAGCTTTGCCAATTATATTTTTATTTTTGCATAACTAAAGTTATGATTAAAGGAGTGGGGCTAATGGTATTTAGCAGTTTAATATTTCTATTTTTATTTTTACCAATTGTTCTTGCTTGCTATTATCTATCAAATAATAAATTTAGAAATTATATATTATTAATAGCAAGTTTGTTTTTTTATGCTTGGGGTGAACCAAGATACATATATCTGATGATATTTTCAATAATAGTTAATTACTTTATGGGACTTAAAGTAGAGATTAATTCAAAGTCAAATAAAAAGTTATGGTTAGCTATATCTATTATCTTTAATTTATCTTTATTGATTGTATTTAAGTATGCGGATTTTTTATTTGGCATAAAGGGTATTAAATTGCCTATTGGAATATCCTTTTTTACTTTCCAGACAATGAGTTATGTAATAGATGTCTATAGAAAAGATGCTCGAGTTCAAAAAAAATTATCGGATTTAGCATTATATATTAGTTTATTTCCTCAATTAATTGCAGGTCCTATAGTTCGATATCAAACAGTGGATAAACAGATAAAAGAACGAGAACACTCATTGGACAAATTTGCAGAAGGCGTAAATAGGTTTGTATTTGGATTGTCTAAAAAGGTAATTTTAGCAAATCAACTAGCATTTGTTGCCGATGGAGTATTTACGGCAAATATATCTAGCTTATCAATTATTGAGTCTTGGATTGGAATAATATGCTATACACTTCAAATATATTTTGATTTTAGTGGTTATAGTGATATGGCTATAGGGCTGGGTAAAATGTTCGGATTTGACTTCTTAGAAAACTTTGATTACCCCTATATATCCCAATCGGTTTCTGAGTTTTGGAGAAGATGGCATATTTCTATGGGTAGCTGGTTTAGAGATTATCTATATATTCCACTGGGAGGCAATAGGGTATCTAAAATAAAACTATATAGGAATTTATTTATAGTATGGTTTTTAACTGGCTTATGGCATGGTGCAAATTGGACCTTTGTAATTTGGGGACTATACTATGGAGTTCTCATAGTATTAGAAAAGGCATTTTTAGAAAAGTTACTAAATAGATTACCTAAAATATTCAGACATATTTATTTATTATTTGTAGTCCTTATTGGATGGGTATTTTTTAGGACAGATAATATAAATCAAGCAATGAGTTTTATAAAAGTAATGATGGGGTTAGGTACAAATCCCATTATAAATAACAGTGCCATTATGTATATAAATGACTATTGGTATATAGTTTTTGTTTCAATAATATTTTCAACACCAATAGTAAGCAGAATAAAGCATTTAGTTAATAAAACAAATAAAAAATTATTGGAAAATCAAATAGCATATGGATTTCACAGCTTAATACTTATTATTTGCATGATTGCAGTTACAATTTTGCTAAGTAGTTCTAGCTATAATCCTTTTTTATACTTT from Alkaliphilus flagellatus includes:
- a CDS encoding glycine C-acetyltransferase codes for the protein MSNIHELSFLKEKIQELKDQGVYRKLPILGGANEAECILNGKKVINLSSNNYLGFANHPRLKKAAIEAVEKYGVGSGAVRTIVGNMDIHEELDRKLAEFKREEAVMTYQSGFNCNAGTIQAITEKGDLIISDELNHASIIDGARLSRADKTVFKHADMNHLETVLKENKDKYRNMLIITDGVFSMDGDIAPLPEIVELAEKYSAMTYVDDAHGSGVLGESGRGTVDHFGLHGRIDFTIGTLSKAIGVVGGYVAGSETMRDWLSHRGRPLLFSTSLPPAAVGAITEAINMLMSTTEYTDRLWDNAKYFKQKISQLGFNIGNSQTPITPVIIGDEAKTMEFSRKLLENGVFVSAIVFPTVPKGTGRLRCMVTAGHTKDQLDRAVEVFKKVGEEMNLL
- a CDS encoding efflux RND transporter periplasmic adaptor subunit yields the protein MEKKMDALLKYTIMLIMINIILSGCQMKVSDNREKEVAVEVMEVKKKSISKNVVLNTYLQPKKNAIILAKTPGLTVTNIGVNIGDAVTEGDFLFELDKSIIRTQIEQSKQAYDLARRNYEEQKNRYEEANDTNEENSLQALEAMYRNKAIGGLQIPSIPQQDKGSILAVAMNQVEQARMAYSAALSQLKEMEYYSPISGYVSQININENQPVLGTQAAMVITNIENLKASVNISKSLFESLKEGQMVMVNVDDTEFNGRISNLSPIPDLSSNLYLLEIEINNKDKKSWVGAFSNILIELDKKDSATVIPKSAILEDSKGKYVFVEQNNRVYRRKVDIGIDDGGDVEVVNGLNEGEKIVIKGQQFVKDRGAVIIVRGEENENL
- a CDS encoding efflux RND transporter permease subunit — encoded protein: MKISSWAVKRPISVFMVMAVIILLGGVSLFKLSMDLLPKMNVPIAVVSTQYLGSGPFEIENMVTKPIEEAVSTVHNVKRVSSSSSEGISIVTVEFNQGTDMDFATLQMREKIDLITGFLPEDTSDPMVLKIDPNAMPIMVLGISGYDDLSKMQEIAEYQIKPRLERLQGVASIAISGGYEKVVQIKLDIDRLSANKITMEQLTALLRSENINLPGGEIKEDDDKILIRTTGEFESLDEIKSLPIMLPTGKKVTLSDLATVELNYKEIEEIAKVDGKSSIRITIQKQPVSNTVQVSNLINKEIQLIQDELPDIDIEAAIDQSKFIKSAIMNVGTTALYGGILASIILYLFMGNVKTTLVIAIAIPISIIATFTLMYFSGITLNLLSLGGFALGVGMLVDNGIVVLENIYRYKEDGYSAFDAAIRGAEEVAMSVSASTFTTVAVFLPIAFVEGITAEIFKELALTISFSLLASLIVSLTLVPMLCSKLFKNQAEKPLSKNRWLLLFNKFFNMCSEKYSEILQWSLSHIRLIVFITLIIFATSLSLAFFIGIEFFPSFDDGSFTVDIRLPYGATLEQTEKIVDKVEIVLRENKDIERIFTNIGGGDGNLNLYGTKSNTATVNARLMSYKKRSTSTEEIIDDVRNRLSKIPGATMSISTISSTMGFGAGSSDVELEIRGEDLEILKIISQDAINIVESVKGTREVKSNFIDGRPQMEVKLKRDIASTYGLTTAHVASSIRNILTGITATRFRIEGRDINVVLTGEDYLKNSLSSFKLINIPTPVGINMPLEQITEIQYSQGPSTIRRTDQVRGITVSANTFNRDLNGVIVDIKEKLEEYRFPNGYTYEFRGQKEQLDEAYKSLTLAVILAIFLVYMILASQFQSFLYPFIIMLSVPLAFTGGIIGLFFARLPISVPAVIGAIVLAGIVVNNGIVLIDYINILRSRGIEKIDAIILSGTTRLRPIMMTTLTTVLGLIPLALAAGDGAEVQAPLAVVVIGGLTLSTLLTLIVIPIIYSVLDDTKI
- the nth gene encoding endonuclease III yields the protein MNARTKNVIELLMKEYPDARCELNYETPFQLLVATILSAQTTDKKVNEVTKDLFKEYPTVNEFLLLTQNELEDKIKQIGLYRNKAKHILLMCRQLTEEFNGEVPNTMEGIMSLAGAGRKTANVVLSNAFDVPSIAVDTHVFRVSNRIGLANAENVLDTEIQLQKAIDKKLWSLAHHLLIFHGRRCCYARNPNCKDCIIKDHCKYYKETTK
- a CDS encoding MBOAT family O-acyltransferase, yielding MVFSSLIFLFLFLPIVLACYYLSNNKFRNYILLIASLFFYAWGEPRYIYLMIFSIIVNYFMGLKVEINSKSNKKLWLAISIIFNLSLLIVFKYADFLFGIKGIKLPIGISFFTFQTMSYVIDVYRKDARVQKKLSDLALYISLFPQLIAGPIVRYQTVDKQIKEREHSLDKFAEGVNRFVFGLSKKVILANQLAFVADGVFTANISSLSIIESWIGIICYTLQIYFDFSGYSDMAIGLGKMFGFDFLENFDYPYISQSVSEFWRRWHISMGSWFRDYLYIPLGGNRVSKIKLYRNLFIVWFLTGLWHGANWTFVIWGLYYGVLIVLEKAFLEKLLNRLPKIFRHIYLLFVVLIGWVFFRTDNINQAMSFIKVMMGLGTNPIINNSAIMYINDYWYIVFVSIIFSTPIVSRIKHLVNKTNKKLLENQIAYGFHSLILIICMIAVTILLSSSSYNPFLYFRF